A single genomic interval of Anaerobacillus sp. CMMVII harbors:
- a CDS encoding Gfo/Idh/MocA family protein — protein MNNKVRWGVLSSANIARQSFIPAVMRSTTGEIIAIASSNKAVKEIADEFQIQNVYNSYDELLECDDIDAVYIPLPNSLHLEWVEKAAQKGKHVLCEKPAALTEANLIKMIDVCNGHDVLFMEAFMYQFHPQHQRVKEIISSGEIGEIREIQATFSFELERSKPNIRLDKNLGGGSLYDVGCYCLHTFNLLLESMPIDVTVIGNIDQDFAVDLSAEGQLTYASGIQAKFKSSFEQPFKQEYTVFGTKGKVTVPRAYRPDLTAGEGLLVIEKEGQPTRTETIYGDQYLIQVDFFSKAIQNNEEVIDLTERTVQNSRVIDACFEAMKLEASVKIDTTKL, from the coding sequence ATGAATAACAAAGTCCGTTGGGGTGTTCTAAGTTCTGCCAATATTGCCCGTCAATCTTTCATTCCCGCAGTGATGAGATCAACGACCGGTGAAATTATCGCGATTGCTAGTAGCAATAAAGCTGTAAAGGAAATTGCTGATGAGTTCCAAATCCAAAACGTTTATAACTCTTACGATGAACTGCTAGAGTGTGACGACATTGATGCGGTTTATATTCCCCTGCCAAATAGTTTGCATCTAGAATGGGTCGAAAAGGCTGCTCAAAAGGGCAAGCATGTATTATGTGAAAAGCCGGCTGCATTAACCGAGGCTAACCTCATAAAGATGATAGACGTATGTAACGGGCATGACGTTCTTTTTATGGAAGCGTTTATGTATCAGTTTCACCCTCAGCATCAAAGGGTGAAAGAAATCATCAGTTCTGGTGAAATTGGTGAGATCAGAGAAATCCAAGCGACATTCTCATTTGAATTGGAGCGCAGCAAACCAAACATAAGACTTGATAAGAACCTTGGTGGTGGTAGCCTATATGATGTGGGCTGTTATTGCCTTCATACATTTAACCTTCTCTTAGAAAGTATGCCTATTGATGTAACTGTAATCGGCAATATTGACCAGGACTTTGCTGTCGACCTTTCTGCAGAAGGACAATTGACATATGCTTCAGGTATCCAAGCAAAATTCAAATCTAGCTTCGAACAACCGTTTAAGCAGGAGTACACTGTCTTCGGAACTAAAGGGAAAGTAACTGTACCACGTGCCTATCGACCTGATCTTACCGCTGGCGAAGGATTACTAGTGATTGAGAAGGAAGGGCAACCTACTAGAACTGAGACCATATATGGCGATCAATATCTGATCCAAGTTGATTTCTTTTCAAAAGCCATTCAAAATAACGAGGAAGTCATCGACCTCACTGAGCGAACAGTGCAAAATAGCCGTGTAATTGATGCTTGTTTTGAAGCGATGAAGCTTGAGGCATCTGTTAAAATAGATACGACTAAATTGTAA
- a CDS encoding aldo/keto reductase, whose amino-acid sequence MKYRKLGKTGLEVSVVGVGTWQFGGEWGKNFTQKEVDDILFTSKEVGINLIDTAECYGDHLSESLIGKFLEQDTREDWIVATKFGHHFHHNFERTNHWSATEVIQQLDASLKSLRTEYIDLYQFHSGSDEMFNNDDLWTALDKQVEAGKISHLGISIGSNQNIYQTDLASKVNAGAIQVVYNRLEREPEDEVFPSCERQDLGVLARVPLASGYLSGKYKPGATFGTQDVRHRHDQQEVAKKLRLVEEIQRNEVPEGVNMAQWALAWCLKHPAVTTVIPGCKNSEQVRLNASAAELDIVSDTHPQAVNNG is encoded by the coding sequence TTGAAGTATCGTAAACTTGGAAAAACTGGTTTAGAGGTTTCGGTGGTAGGTGTAGGAACTTGGCAATTTGGTGGGGAATGGGGAAAGAATTTTACCCAAAAAGAAGTAGATGACATATTATTTACTTCTAAAGAAGTAGGTATTAATCTCATTGATACTGCAGAATGCTACGGTGATCACTTATCAGAAAGCTTAATCGGCAAGTTTCTAGAGCAAGACACAAGAGAAGATTGGATTGTAGCTACTAAATTTGGGCATCACTTTCATCATAACTTTGAGCGTACGAATCATTGGTCGGCTACGGAAGTCATTCAACAACTAGATGCTTCATTAAAATCTCTTCGTACAGAGTATATCGACTTATATCAATTCCATTCTGGTAGCGATGAGATGTTCAATAACGATGATTTATGGACTGCTTTAGATAAACAAGTAGAAGCAGGAAAAATTAGTCATCTAGGAATTTCTATTGGTAGCAACCAAAATATTTATCAAACCGATTTAGCGTCAAAAGTAAATGCTGGAGCTATACAAGTTGTTTATAATCGCTTAGAACGTGAGCCGGAAGACGAAGTATTTCCATCATGTGAACGCCAAGATCTTGGTGTCCTAGCTCGTGTTCCTCTAGCTAGTGGGTATTTAAGTGGGAAGTATAAGCCAGGTGCAACGTTTGGAACACAGGATGTTCGCCATAGGCATGATCAACAAGAAGTAGCGAAAAAGCTAAGACTTGTTGAAGAAATTCAACGTAACGAAGTGCCAGAGGGTGTAAATATGGCCCAATGGGCGTTAGCTTGGTGTCTAAAGCATCCAGCAGTGACTACTGTTATTCCTGGATGTAAAAATTCAGAACAAGTAAGATTAAATGCTAGTGCTGCAGAGCTTGATATCGTAAGCGATACTCATCCACAAGCAGTGAATAATGGGTAA
- a CDS encoding ABC transporter substrate-binding protein — translation MKKLFSLLVVAALLTLAACGSGNDQTSPETSGSTGGGSAKATEITILMGKPEIAKEFEAAVADFSNETGVKVTIIPLAGANAFERMTSLYSSGNAPTIMMMASEFETFKDRLLDLSDQPWVETVQEGMTDFVAVDGGIYGQPVTVEAFGFIYNKGILDQAVGGDFDPAAVSTHDEFRSLLEQIDALDGASAIHVSPMDWSLGAHLSNPFFAAQSSDRDERHQFMQDMLDGNVTLSDNEVFNNWLTTFELMKEYNSVKNSPLSPQYDDGPLALASGKVGLWFMGNWAYPQLHEIDPEGEYGFLPVPVSNDASHFGNNEISVGVPSYWVIDASQSTTDQQEAANAFLNWLVSSESGQNHYVNNLNFIPVFDSITVQPEDSLSLSILSYMEGNNTLEWMNSYYPADGWASMGASMQKFLADNIDREGLIQEFENYWKNAKK, via the coding sequence ATGAAAAAACTTTTTTCACTTTTAGTAGTAGCTGCTCTTTTGACTTTAGCTGCGTGTGGTAGTGGAAATGATCAGACTTCACCGGAAACGAGTGGTAGCACAGGCGGTGGTAGTGCAAAAGCAACAGAGATTACAATTTTAATGGGTAAACCAGAGATTGCTAAAGAGTTTGAAGCAGCCGTAGCTGACTTTTCAAATGAAACTGGTGTAAAGGTGACAATTATTCCGTTAGCAGGTGCTAATGCTTTTGAAAGAATGACTTCGCTTTATTCATCTGGAAATGCTCCAACAATTATGATGATGGCATCTGAATTTGAAACGTTCAAAGACAGATTACTAGATTTATCAGATCAACCATGGGTGGAAACAGTTCAAGAAGGTATGACCGATTTTGTTGCTGTTGATGGTGGTATTTACGGACAACCTGTAACTGTTGAAGCATTTGGTTTTATTTATAACAAAGGGATTCTTGATCAAGCTGTAGGTGGAGATTTTGATCCAGCAGCGGTAAGCACACATGACGAGTTTCGTAGTTTGCTAGAACAAATTGATGCATTAGATGGGGCGAGTGCCATTCATGTGTCTCCAATGGATTGGTCTTTAGGTGCTCATCTATCTAATCCATTCTTTGCAGCTCAGTCTAGCGACCGTGACGAGCGTCATCAATTTATGCAAGATATGTTAGATGGTAACGTTACCCTTTCTGATAACGAAGTGTTTAACAATTGGTTAACAACATTTGAACTAATGAAAGAGTATAATTCTGTGAAAAACTCACCACTTTCTCCACAATATGATGATGGCCCGTTAGCATTAGCTAGTGGAAAAGTCGGCTTATGGTTTATGGGGAACTGGGCTTATCCGCAATTACATGAAATTGATCCTGAAGGTGAATATGGGTTTTTACCTGTTCCAGTAAGTAATGATGCATCACATTTCGGAAACAACGAAATCTCAGTTGGGGTTCCATCATATTGGGTAATTGATGCTTCACAATCTACGACAGACCAGCAAGAAGCTGCTAATGCTTTCCTTAACTGGTTAGTCTCTTCTGAGAGTGGTCAAAATCACTATGTAAACAACTTAAATTTCATTCCTGTTTTTGACAGTATTACAGTACAACCAGAAGATTCGTTATCGTTATCAATCCTGAGCTATATGGAAGGTAATAACACATTAGAATGGATGAATTCTTACTATCCTGCTGATGGATGGGCATCAATGGGTGCTTCCATGCAAAAGTTTCTAGCAGATAACATTGATAGAGAAGGGCTTATCCAAGAGTTTGAAAACTATTGGAAAAACGCTAAAAAATAA
- a CDS encoding carbohydrate ABC transporter permease: MQKKRKIKSIILFSLSTILFVLYFFPFALVLINSFKDRLDIVSNPLALPTTLSFDNYITAFETMNFMSALWNSVLITTISVLLIVVFSSMLAYFLVRWKWKMNGFVLLLLVASMIIPFQALMIPFVSIYGNLGLLNSKWMLMFFYLGFGLSLATFMYHGFMKSIPVELEEAALIDGASRLQVFWLVVFPMLKPITVTIVILDVLWIWNDFLLPSLVLVAEANRTIPLSTFYFFGQYTSSFGPAMAGLILAMIPIIIFFIILQKQVIKGVIDGAIK, translated from the coding sequence ATGCAAAAAAAGAGGAAAATAAAATCAATTATACTTTTTAGTCTTTCTACCATCCTATTTGTATTATACTTTTTCCCATTTGCATTAGTGTTGATTAACTCATTTAAAGACCGCCTAGATATTGTTAGTAACCCTCTAGCATTACCAACAACGTTATCTTTTGATAATTATATTACAGCGTTTGAGACAATGAACTTTATGTCTGCACTTTGGAATTCTGTTTTAATTACGACTATTTCTGTTTTGTTAATCGTTGTATTTTCATCTATGCTTGCCTATTTTCTTGTTAGATGGAAATGGAAAATGAACGGGTTCGTCTTACTTTTATTAGTAGCTTCAATGATAATTCCGTTTCAAGCGTTAATGATTCCGTTCGTTTCTATTTATGGAAACTTAGGTTTATTAAATAGCAAATGGATGTTAATGTTCTTTTATTTAGGCTTTGGATTAAGTTTAGCGACGTTTATGTATCACGGATTTATGAAATCAATTCCAGTAGAGCTTGAAGAAGCAGCTTTGATTGATGGAGCTTCGCGGTTACAAGTATTTTGGTTGGTTGTCTTTCCAATGTTAAAACCGATAACAGTAACGATTGTTATTTTAGATGTGCTCTGGATTTGGAATGATTTCTTACTTCCTTCACTAGTTTTAGTTGCTGAAGCAAACCGAACGATCCCGTTATCGACCTTCTATTTCTTTGGTCAATATACTTCTAGCTTCGGACCAGCTATGGCAGGACTTATCCTAGCGATGATACCAATCATTATTTTCTTTATTATTTTACAAAAGCAAGTAATTAAGGGCGTAATAGATGGGGCGATTAAATAA
- a CDS encoding carbohydrate ABC transporter permease: protein MYNEKKLIDKLKVIGTFAFIPLFVFLVVMILPLLLGVVMTFTTWTGFSGSLLEFRGFENYLIAFSDTGFWDSMKITFKYVVLTLVLTNVIAFGLALLVTSGMKGQNFFRMGFFTPNLIGGIILGFIWQFIFTRVVVHFGEASGLTIFSYSWLADPDKAFWTLVIVGVWQSSGYMMLIYIAGLMGINKSLLEAADLDGANAWQQMIKIKVPLMIPAFTISLFLTLQRSFLVYDTNLSLTSGGPFRSTELIAMHVYNDAFLYQNFGSGQAKAFILFIIVAAIAVTQVKIMKKMEVES from the coding sequence ATGTATAATGAGAAAAAATTGATTGATAAGTTAAAAGTAATAGGCACGTTTGCTTTTATACCTCTTTTTGTTTTCCTAGTTGTGATGATTCTGCCATTACTACTAGGTGTTGTGATGACTTTTACAACCTGGACTGGTTTTTCAGGTTCACTGTTAGAATTCCGTGGATTTGAAAACTACCTGATTGCTTTTTCAGATACAGGGTTTTGGGATTCGATGAAGATTACATTTAAATATGTAGTATTAACGCTAGTATTAACGAATGTTATTGCTTTTGGTTTAGCGCTCTTAGTTACAAGTGGTATGAAAGGGCAAAACTTCTTTAGAATGGGCTTTTTTACACCTAATTTAATTGGTGGAATCATTTTAGGTTTCATCTGGCAATTTATTTTTACTAGAGTTGTCGTTCATTTTGGCGAAGCGTCAGGGCTAACGATATTTTCCTATTCTTGGTTAGCGGATCCAGATAAAGCGTTCTGGACACTTGTCATTGTTGGGGTGTGGCAAAGCTCTGGTTACATGATGCTTATCTACATTGCAGGATTAATGGGGATTAATAAATCATTATTAGAAGCTGCTGATCTAGATGGGGCAAATGCGTGGCAACAAATGATAAAGATTAAAGTTCCATTAATGATACCAGCTTTTACGATTAGTTTATTTTTAACGTTACAAAGAAGTTTCCTAGTTTACGATACAAACCTTTCTTTGACAAGTGGTGGACCATTCAGATCAACAGAATTAATTGCGATGCACGTATATAATGATGCGTTTCTCTATCAAAACTTTGGCTCTGGTCAAGCAAAAGCGTTTATTCTGTTTATTATTGTAGCCGCTATTGCGGTTACTCAAGTTAAAATCATGAAGAAAATGGAGGTAGAATCATAA
- a CDS encoding LacI family DNA-binding transcriptional regulator, which yields MANIKDVALRAGVSVTTVSRVLNNRGYIGKETRKKVEDAMAAMNFSPNQIARALQKSQSYILGMIVPDSNHPFFSELIKHVEVYANEQNYKVLICNSLDQSDKEAKYINMLTENRVDGIIMCSHTLDVEAYKNVNFPIVTFDRIISNQFPYVASDNYRGGELATEHLIQSGCKHLLHISGPLKLDLLANRRADAFKLTCMRHNLPHQVIEGSHDNLTFDYFKDFIMNEVADNLSNFDGVFCSNDIVAYALYLYATEIGIKIPEDLKIVGYDYHSFTRMLQTPKLTTIAQPTNRLGKVLSSTIINMIENKDKDTVNNTIVDVELIKGQTT from the coding sequence ATGGCTAACATAAAAGATGTTGCACTACGAGCTGGAGTTTCTGTTACGACCGTATCAAGGGTGTTAAATAATCGTGGTTACATTGGGAAAGAAACGAGAAAAAAAGTCGAGGATGCTATGGCTGCCATGAACTTCTCTCCTAACCAAATTGCCAGAGCACTCCAAAAAAGTCAGTCCTATATCTTGGGAATGATTGTTCCTGATTCAAATCACCCTTTTTTCTCAGAACTGATAAAGCACGTTGAGGTATATGCAAATGAACAAAATTATAAAGTCCTCATATGTAACTCTCTAGATCAATCCGATAAAGAAGCAAAATATATAAACATGCTTACTGAAAATAGAGTTGATGGCATTATCATGTGTAGCCACACCCTTGATGTGGAAGCGTACAAGAATGTAAATTTCCCTATTGTAACGTTTGACAGGATTATCTCTAATCAGTTTCCTTATGTAGCCTCCGATAACTATCGTGGCGGAGAACTTGCTACAGAGCACTTAATTCAGTCTGGTTGCAAGCACCTACTACACATCTCAGGACCGTTAAAGCTTGATTTACTAGCTAATAGACGTGCAGACGCATTTAAGCTCACGTGCATGAGACATAATTTACCACATCAAGTCATTGAGGGGTCTCATGATAATTTAACATTTGACTATTTTAAGGACTTTATCATGAATGAGGTTGCAGATAATCTTTCTAATTTTGATGGGGTCTTTTGTAGTAATGACATTGTAGCTTATGCGCTATATCTCTACGCTACAGAAATAGGGATTAAGATCCCAGAAGATTTAAAAATTGTCGGATATGATTATCATAGTTTCACAAGAATGCTCCAGACTCCAAAACTGACAACAATCGCACAACCTACTAATCGCTTAGGTAAGGTATTGAGCTCAACGATTATTAATATGATTGAAAACAAGGATAAAGATACGGTTAACAATACGATAGTTGATGTAGAATTAATCAAGGGACAGACTACCTGA